One Drosophila virilis strain 15010-1051.87 chromosome 5, Dvir_AGI_RSII-ME, whole genome shotgun sequence DNA window includes the following coding sequences:
- the eEF1beta gene encoding probable elongation factor 1-beta — protein sequence MAFGDVKTPQGLKELNNFLADNSYISGYTPSKADLSVFDALGKAPAGDYAHVARWYRHIASFEAGERSAWTGAPLPQLAGAKPTVAAAAKPAADDDDDVDLFGSDEEDDAEAERIKAERVAAYAAKKSKKPALIAKSSVLLDVKPWDDETDMKEMERLVRTIEMDGLLWGASKLVPVGYGINKLQIMCVIEDEKVSIDLLQEKIEEFEDFVQSVDIAAFNKI from the exons ATGGCATTCGGTGATGTTAAGACCCCACAAGGCCTCAAGGAGTTGAACAACTTCCTGGCCGACAACAGCTACATCAGCGG TTACACCCCCTCGAAGGCCGATTTGTCCGTGTTTGATGCCCTGGGCAAGGCACCAGCTGGCGACTACGCACATGTTGCTCGCTGGTACCGTCACATTGCCTCCTTCGAGGCAGGTGAGCGTTCCGCTTGGACCGGTGCTCCGCTACCACAATTGGCCGGCGCCAAGCCCacagtggctgctgctgccaagccagctgctgatgatgacgatgacgtgGATCTATTCGGCTCCGATGAGGAGGATGATGCTGAGGCTGAGCGTATCAAGGCAGAACGCGTTGCCGCCTATGCTGCGAAGAAATCAAAGAAACCCGCGCTGATTGCCAAATCGTCTGTGCTGCTTGACGTGAAGCCATGGGATGATGAGACCGACATGAAGGAGATGGAGCGCCTTGTGCGCACCATCGAAATGGACGGTCTGCTGTGGGGCGCATCCAAACTGGTGCCCGTCGGCTATGGCATCAACAAACTGCAGATTATGTGCGTCATTGAAGACGAGAAGGTCTCCATTGATCTGCTGCAGGAGAAGATTGAGGAGTTCGAGGACTTCGTGCAGTCCGTCGATATTGCTGCCTTCAACAAGATCTAG
- the prel gene encoding protein preli-like, with translation MVVTASTCRTETVFDYSWKHVVSAYWNRYPNPSSTHVLTEDTIKREVRDGKLYSRRLLSKTNPVPKWGARFYNNLPVKIVEDSVLDPVKKTFTTFTRNLGMKKIMKVDEIVVYSEQKDGRTLAVRRAYISSQVFGFSRAIRAFGIERFKVNGNKASNGFNYVLCRMFPQDQLTSVTTTSQSTTAASQFGDVAVATTNAGSTSEALKRTAKIGYEFCKCHASKIAQLFSVRN, from the exons ATGGTAGTCACTGCGTCCACTTGCCGCACGGAGACGGTGTTCGACTATAGCTGGAAGCATGTTGTTTCTGCCTATTGGAACCGTTATCCGAATCCGTCCAG CACTCATGTTCTTACCGAAGACACCATCAAGCGTGAAGTGCGCGATGGTAAATTGTATTCACGCCGTTTGCTATCCAAAACGAATCCGGTGCCCAAATGGGGCGCACGGTTCTACAACAATTTGCCGGTCAAGATTGTTGAGGACTCAGTGCTGGATCCAGTGAAGAAGACTTTTACAACATTTACCCGCAATCTAGGTATGAAGAAGATAATG AAAGTGGATGAAATTGTTGTCTATAGCGAACAAAAGGACGGACGCACACTGGCCGTGCGGCGTGCATACATCAGCTCTCAAGTATTTGGCTTTTCGCGTGCCATACGCGCCTTCGGCATTGAGCGGTTCAAAGTCAACGGCAACAAAGCGTCGAATGGCTTTAACTACGTGCTGTGTCGCATGTTTCCGCAAGATCAGCTGACGTCGGTGACAACAACCTCACAAAGTACAACAGCTGCCTCTCAATTTGGCGACGTGGCCGTTGCGACCACGAACGCCGGCAGCACATCGGAGGCGCTCAAGAGAACAGCAAAAATAGGCTATGAATTCTGCAAGTGTCATGCGAGCAAAATTGCGCAACTGTTTTCCGTGAGAAATTGA